The DNA sequence GGAAACATTTTATTGGGAAAGGCATGATGGCATTGAAGTCTGAAAACTCCAGGTTTTTCCCCAGTATAACAATAGGTCCACAATGTCCTAGCACTTGTTAACATTCTCAAAAAGGGAATACTTGTCCAGGTTGTTTATCAagcctttatttttttgtgtgtgataTGTGCTGCCAAAATCATGCATACTACAATAAAGTATAACCGGAGATATAAAGTTTGCTCGGTAGCTAAGAAAGGATTGGAATCCCCCACTAACATttctaataaaactaataagttaatatttattgataaaaaaataactataaagtATGTACCCCATCACAAGCACATCAGCATGCAAATCCTGCACAGCTTCACAAATCTTCTCCTTTGGATCTCCAACAAGGACATGGGTTCTGCCCTTACTCTGCCATAGATAGAGAAAAGTCAAAAGCAGTAAACGGGAGCTGACAATAACTTGAGATGGAGTACTTGCACAAAACAGTAGCGTCCGTGTTGAACTTTGaaggaaaaattaataaatatttttaattcgatatttttaaataagaaatacaataatatattaacataaaaatttaatgtcttgatattatatttattttcatcaataTTATAACTCTTTTTTTACGGGAATATGAtaactcttttatttaaaaataaaatgaaaaaaaaaattgcacatcCACCCTTCTCGCGCAGAAAACAACCATAAAGCTTCCATGACCAATTTTCATGCTATACCACTAGCTAAAGTTCCTCGGCAAAgccaaaagataattttttactttgttcAAAGCACGGTCCAAAATTAAGTGTGAACACTTCTTCAAACCATGGTCAGCTATGTTGTGAGAGACTGGTATCTTCTCCTAGACTCAATTGGTAGGTAAAGTGAAGAGAGATTAGATATTCACTTTTATAGCtaagaaagaataaaattgtGAAAGTTATTCACTTTAGACTTAGAGCATGTTTGAAGATAAGGTGAAAAATAACTTTCGAGACAAAAATATCTTTGCAAAAGGATTaaaacatttgtttttatttttatcctttggaTATACATTGAAACATGTGTCATAATAATTTCAAGTGCAAATTTCAACCGCAAACATCCAGATAGTGTTATAAACTTCCATTTTATTCCCAGAACTTGAGTTCTAAAATGAAAGTTGTGTAAAGTCGAGTACGTACGAAAGGGAACCATGCTTACAATCGAACAGACAAAAATGGAAATGTACTTGCGAAAAGGTTAAATTCAAGGGAGAGTGACATAATAAAGTCAtcgaaaaatataataaacttttgaaagaaaataaaaatgatgaacTGATTCAGAATTaagaattataagaaataaatacaaaGTAGAGACAATTAAAAATGTTGAACAGTAAAAAATTAATGGTGACATTAATTGATCCTATAATTAACAAGATAACAAACATTTAACTAGAAACATCTctaaattacaaaattcaaaGAATAGATAGCCGTAGCCACTATCCAATTCCGTTGTTTCGAACATttcaataaacatttttttttggtaacctgCATATAATGGAAATAcggaaaagagaaagctacaAACTGTCAAAAGTcagattttagaaaaataaaatgtagtagtaataataagaaaaaggaaTAAGCAAAACGCACGGTTAGGTTGAATTCGGAGCAGATTCCGAGGACGTGGTCGAGTACGGCGTTGGTGATGCGCTTCTGGTGAGCTTCAATGGCTGCAGTGAAAGCAGGAACTTCGATATCACCTGATGAAAAATCAAAGAAGTGAAGAACGGATCAATGTTTGACTTCAACTCAATGAAGGTTAGGATGGGAAAATAGAGAGAATGTAATGTAATGTACGGAACTGGGACCACCGAAGGGGATGGCACCGGGATGGAGGCCAGTGGCGATGGAGGGCGGGGATTGGACgtggaagatgatgaaggagggAGCACCGGTGGAATCGAGTGTAGGGGATCGGAGCTTGAGGTTGTTCAGTGCCCAACGCAGCGCGTTCATGCTTTCCTCGCTTCCATCCACAGCTACCAACACGCAACTAAGGTTTCCACCACTCGACATCGCTACCTGCTTTGGTTTGGTTTCTCACTTGTGTCTGTCGTGTTGGCTTCTCGCTTCAGATGATGattgctgattttttttctctttcttttctttctttgactTTGTTTGCTCCTATTCAATTCGGACATGTATTTGACTCGATGTTTATCTTTATCAAACTACTTGTTGTTAAACCGTGCATAGCTACGGGTCGCTTTGATTGTGTGCACACACTTGTTTTAAAACAAggttttaattaagttttttatatttgaaatataattgtttttaaaaaattatctaacatttattttttttcttagatatCTGAAAAATTGTAAGGTTTCATTTTAGTATCTGTCGTCAAACTGTATCTCTTAAGTGATAACGTGACAGGTAGAGTGTCACGTCATTATGCTTACTCACTAAACACGTGACAttcatatcattaatttttgttttaaaaaaatgaaagcaattGAGG is a window from the Glycine max cultivar Williams 82 chromosome 2, Glycine_max_v4.0, whole genome shotgun sequence genome containing:
- the LOC100814266 gene encoding uncharacterized protein isoform X1, producing MSSGGNLSCVLVAVDGSEESMNALRWALNNLKLRSPTLDSTGAPSFIIFHVQSPPSIATGLHPGAIPFGGPSDIEVPAFTAAIEAHQKRITNAVLDHVLGICSEFNLTSKGRTHVLVGDPKEKICEAVQDLHADVLVMGYILYSYFFINKY
- the LOC100814266 gene encoding uncharacterized protein isoform X2 yields the protein MSSGGNLSCVLVAVDGSEESMNALRWALNNLKLRSPTLDSTGAPSFIIFHVQSPPSIATGLHPGAIPFGGPSDIEVPAFTAAIEAHQKRITNAVLDHVLGICSEFNLTVTKKKCLLKCSKQRNWIVATAIYSLNFVI